The segment GATACTTAGGTATTTTCACTCTCTGCCAAGAGAAATAATGGAAGTGGCCCACTTTTCCTTTAATTGAAAAAATGGAGATAATTTACGTTTAACATCGGATCAATAGGTTTGACGGAAAAAGGACGTACGATAATTTCTTCTTTTTGTGAACTATATAGTGAAACTCTTATCTTACTTTTTCCTATTTTCCTTTTTTTGGAGCTGTTCAGATGATTCAAGTAAGTTACACGAAAGTTATAAACAGGCACTAGCTCAATTCCAATCTAAACAGTTGACTGAATCCAAATTTTCCTTTGAGAAACTTTATAGAGAACATCCGGATTATTTGCTTGTTAGGCTGATGCTCGCAAAAACGTATTTCTTTTCAAATAATCTCAAAATGGCTTTGAAACTATTTGAGGAGGATTACTCTAAAAACCCAACTCGAATTGAATCGGCAATCTGGATGTATCGGACGAAATATATAGTAGGCGAAGATCCGAATTCTATTGTACTCGGCCTTGATAAAATAATTTCGGATGATCCCAATAATATCGAAGCCTGGATTTTACGCGGACGGATTTACGAAAAATTAGGTCGTCTTGATCATGCAATTGAAAGCTATCGAAACGTTGTAA is part of the Leptospira broomii serovar Hurstbridge str. 5399 genome and harbors:
- a CDS encoding tetratricopeptide repeat protein, with the translated sequence MTESKFSFEKLYREHPDYLLVRLMLAKTYFFSNNLKMALKLFEEDYSKNPTRIESAIWMYRTKYIVGEDPNSIVLGLDKIISDDPNNIEAWILRGRIYEKLGRLDHAIESYRNVVKNDERLGFAHFRLSELLRVASSEQRDAELIKAKVLGFDPELEKKRTVSGTAANAKHEK